A stretch of the Dioscorea cayenensis subsp. rotundata cultivar TDr96_F1 chromosome 4, TDr96_F1_v2_PseudoChromosome.rev07_lg8_w22 25.fasta, whole genome shotgun sequence genome encodes the following:
- the LOC120257948 gene encoding uncharacterized protein LOC120257948, translating into MGMEKKEHLKKDRERIEAVLQILKKQAPLTVKQEKFCNDACVERFLRAKGDSVKKAAKHLRAVLSWRDNIGTEHLIADEFSAELAEGLAYVAGHDDDSRPVLIFRIKQDYLKSHSQKSFVRFLVFTIEVAISTMPRFIDQFVIIFDANLFRSASQLLNLVMGTLKITSDYYPARLHKAFILNPPSLFPYLWKGARPFIELWPVTTLISSTTMEEDDDPRTLSTSTVNRSTTGSVSSRFSFTVSGHDSLKPWYLNTVAEPSPSLIGLSPQTARSYSFASPSVRSTPVKTPQRVAPRTPRPSFLASPAAALFSMKKEGQQGGKEVMFLPYLRLYRRPYDEMVYRGKMKPPLGGLVSIVAPQHSGKQIVQPPHLLRRVGTSYQQRF; encoded by the exons ATGggaatggagaagaaggagcaTCTCaagaaagatagagagagaaTAGAAGCTGTTCTTCAAATCCTCAAGAAACAAGCCCCTCTTACAGTCAAACAG GAAAAGTTTTGCAACGATGCATGTGTTGAGAGGTTCTTGAGAGCCAAAGGAGACAGTGTGAAGAAGGCTGCGAAGCATTTGAGAGCTGTGCTTTCATGGAGAGATAACATTGGAACTG agcattTAATAGCGGATGAGTTCTCAGCCGAGCTTGCAGAGGGCTTGGCCTACGTGGCTGGTCATGACGATGATTCCAGACCTGTTTTG atTTTCAGGATAAAGCAAGACTACTTGAAATCCCATTCACAGAAATC GTTTGTGAGGTTCCTAGTCTTCACTATTGAAGTCGCTATCTCCACCATGCCCAGATTCATTGACCAGTTTGTAATCATCTTCGATGCAA ATCTTTTCAGGTCCGCCTCTCAACTACTCAACCTGGTCATGGGCACACTCAAGATCACCTCAGACTATTACCCAGCTCGTCTTCACAAAGCCTTCATCCTCAACCCTCCTTCCCTCTTCCCATATCTCTGGAAA GGAGCTAGGCCATTTATAGAACTATGGCCAGTAACCACACtaatatcatcaacaacaatggaagaagatgatgatccaAGAACACTATCAACATCAACGGTCAACCGGAGCACCACCGGCTCAGTTTCATCACGTTTTTCATTCACTGTCTCCGGCCATGATTCACTCAAACCATGGTATCTCAACACGGTTGCCGAGCCATCCCCATCTCTCATTGGCTTGTCTCCACAAACAGCGAGGTCTTACTCGTTTGCCTCGCCGTCGGTGAGGTCAACGCCGGTGAAGACACCGCAGCGAGTAGCACCGCGCACGCCGAGACCATCGTTCTTGGCGTCGCCGGCGGCGGCGCTGTTTAGTATGAAGAAAGAAGGGCAGCAAGGTGGGAAAGAGGTGATGTTTTTGCCTTATTTGAGGCTTTATAGAAGGCCTTATGATGAGATGGTTTATAGAGGGAAGATGAAGCCACCGCTTGGTGGGCTTGTTTCCATTGTGGCGCCGCAGCATTCCGGCAAACAGATTGTGCAGCCGCCGCACTTGCTGCGCCGTGTTGGCACTAGTTATCAGCAGAGATTTTGA